A window of Desulfobacterales bacterium contains these coding sequences:
- a CDS encoding carbohydrate porin translates to MQTEKNITRFLSILAFFISIFYFILPQPPVGAANSRETLWPIPDFLNKTTVNPALTDRFGTWRTDLYKNGIRLSMDTVTGYQNVLSGGIREDGEAGGSLDLELAFDFEKLGLWQGGYVRLFAETRFGDFINADTGSLHAENTDGLYPLAHKNETVMTSIAYYHRISSKTGVFFGKLETLGRDANALAGGRGKTQFSNQNLVFNPVTLQTIPYAALGGGFFLQDTEEKAAFSLAVLDPNGKPNKIGLDEAFDDGATLAMEYRISLDVLGRSANQLLGLSVGTKDYGLAVPDDWLKFSHIPKDPSLIRPGKDETWCIYFNYDQFRFFEETEPQQGIGYFLRLGYADEATNPFEWFCSFGLSTTGIIPDRPEDTLGLGYYFTAISDELPDYLFILDDEQGMEFYYDITAAPWLHITPNFQIVDPANQFVETALIMGLRVKVDI, encoded by the coding sequence ATGCAAACAGAAAAAAATATAACCCGATTTTTGAGCATCCTGGCATTTTTCATTTCGATTTTTTATTTCATTCTGCCGCAACCCCCGGTTGGCGCGGCAAACAGCCGGGAGACCCTCTGGCCGATCCCCGATTTTTTAAACAAGACCACCGTTAACCCGGCACTGACCGATCGATTCGGTACGTGGCGGACGGATCTGTATAAAAACGGCATCCGGCTATCCATGGACACGGTAACCGGCTACCAGAATGTGCTTTCCGGCGGCATCCGCGAAGACGGCGAGGCCGGCGGATCGCTGGACCTTGAGCTGGCCTTTGATTTTGAAAAACTCGGCTTATGGCAGGGCGGGTATGTCCGGCTGTTTGCGGAAACCCGATTCGGCGATTTTATCAATGCCGACACCGGCTCACTGCACGCGGAAAACACGGACGGATTGTACCCGCTGGCGCATAAAAACGAAACCGTCATGACCAGCATCGCCTACTACCATCGGATTTCTTCAAAGACCGGCGTCTTTTTCGGGAAACTGGAAACCCTGGGGCGGGATGCCAATGCATTGGCCGGCGGCCGGGGTAAGACCCAGTTTTCAAACCAGAACCTGGTATTTAATCCGGTCACCCTGCAGACCATCCCGTATGCCGCCCTGGGCGGCGGTTTCTTTCTGCAGGACACCGAAGAGAAAGCCGCCTTTTCCCTGGCCGTACTCGACCCAAACGGGAAGCCCAATAAAATCGGACTTGACGAGGCATTTGATGACGGCGCAACCCTTGCCATGGAATACCGCATCTCTCTCGATGTTCTTGGCCGCAGCGCCAATCAGCTGCTGGGGCTCTCGGTCGGGACCAAAGATTACGGCCTGGCCGTGCCGGACGACTGGCTGAAATTCTCCCATATCCCGAAAGATCCATCCCTTATCCGGCCGGGAAAAGATGAAACCTGGTGTATTTATTTTAATTATGACCAGTTCCGGTTTTTTGAAGAAACCGAACCGCAACAGGGTATCGGCTATTTTCTCAGACTGGGGTATGCGGATGAGGCCACCAATCCCTTTGAATGGTTTTGCAGCTTCGGCCTGAGCACCACCGGCATCATTCCGGATCGCCCAGAGGATACACTCGGACTGGGATATTATTTTACGGCCATAAGCGACGAACTGCCGGATTATCTCTTTATATTGGACGATGAGCAGGGAATGGAATTTTATTACGACATCACCGCCGCCCCCTGGCTCCATATCACGCCGAACTTTCAGATTGTCGACCCCGCCAATCAGTTCGTGGAGACCGCATTGATTATGGGGCTTCGGGTAAAAGTGGATATCTAA
- a CDS encoding XRE family transcriptional regulator, with protein MSINEDRYEVLTGDISLSEPVTVEAVGERIRKIREAKGLSYEELANVTGFDVNSLQQIEKNEIQPQLGTLVKLSKALDSAFSRLVSGVGDKLYSITRENERKVVSRSTNTKGKQLYTYKSLAPEVKGRHMEALTVTLEESPDQETSVHEGEEFIYVLEGTVVVKIDQEKFELEPGDSIYYLSTTPHMIAAKEGQADILAVLYEG; from the coding sequence ATGTCCATCAATGAAGATCGATATGAGGTTTTAACCGGGGATATTTCATTATCCGAGCCGGTCACTGTGGAGGCTGTGGGGGAGCGGATCAGAAAAATCCGGGAAGCCAAGGGCCTTTCTTACGAGGAGCTGGCCAATGTAACTGGGTTTGATGTGAATTCCCTGCAACAGATTGAAAAAAATGAAATCCAGCCCCAGCTCGGCACCCTGGTCAAGCTCTCCAAGGCGCTTGACAGCGCATTCAGCCGCCTGGTGTCCGGGGTCGGCGACAAGCTTTATTCAATCACCCGGGAAAATGAGCGCAAGGTGGTTTCCCGTTCAACTAACACCAAAGGCAAACAGTTATATACCTACAAGAGCCTGGCGCCGGAGGTCAAAGGCCGCCATATGGAAGCCTTGACGGTCACCCTGGAGGAGAGTCCGGATCAGGAAACTTCGGTCCACGAAGGCGAGGAGTTCATCTACGTGCTTGAAGGGACCGTGGTTGTGAAAATTGATCAGGAGAAATTTGAGTTGGAGCCCGGCGACAGTATTTATTACCTTTCCACAACCCCGCATATGATCGCGGCCAAAGAGGGGCAGGCAGACATCCTGGCGGTGCTTTACGAAGGATAG
- a CDS encoding pyruvate ferredoxin oxidoreductase, giving the protein MHVIESGNVAAANGVKLARAQVVAAYPITPQTPLTEKLSEFVDSGKMDAEYIPVESEHSALSVCIAASSAGARAFTATSANGLLYMSEQLHWAAGARLPIVMCVVNRGIGAPWTVWNDQQDAISQRDAGWIQLFACDHQQIIDTVIQAFAIAETVSIPVMVCYDGYLLSHTYMPFDIPESGTVDKFLPAYAPEYALDPAAPCNLNTVTLPDIRPDVRGHTAPGYMEIRHNLHTDMRDALDVIKTVDEKFYDTFGRGGHCYLEPYKLENAEYIAVCMGSLSYQLRDVVDVLREDGLNIGVCGLRVHRPFPDAAVRETFGAARGIIVMEKALSYGYEGALYTDIKAALYHSDNRPFIHNYILGLGGREIQTQQLKAALHQSCSEKIGPEDMPQWIGLKM; this is encoded by the coding sequence ATGCATGTCATTGAATCCGGCAACGTGGCAGCCGCCAACGGGGTCAAGCTGGCGCGGGCCCAGGTGGTGGCCGCATACCCTATTACGCCCCAGACGCCGTTGACTGAAAAGCTGTCCGAATTTGTCGATTCCGGAAAAATGGATGCCGAATATATCCCGGTGGAAAGCGAACACAGCGCCCTGTCCGTCTGTATTGCCGCATCCAGCGCAGGTGCGCGGGCGTTTACCGCAACAAGCGCAAACGGACTGCTGTACATGAGCGAACAGCTGCACTGGGCGGCCGGCGCCCGCCTGCCGATTGTGATGTGCGTTGTCAACCGCGGCATCGGCGCCCCATGGACCGTTTGGAACGACCAGCAGGACGCGATTTCCCAGCGGGATGCCGGCTGGATTCAGCTTTTTGCCTGCGACCATCAGCAGATCATTGACACGGTGATCCAGGCCTTTGCCATTGCCGAAACCGTAAGCATCCCGGTCATGGTCTGCTACGACGGCTATTTGCTGTCGCATACCTATATGCCCTTTGACATTCCGGAAAGCGGCACTGTAGACAAGTTTCTTCCCGCATATGCGCCTGAATACGCTTTGGATCCGGCAGCCCCCTGCAACTTAAACACCGTGACCCTGCCGGATATCCGGCCGGATGTGCGCGGTCATACAGCGCCCGGCTATATGGAGATCCGCCACAACCTCCATACGGACATGAGGGATGCGCTTGATGTAATCAAAACCGTGGATGAAAAATTCTACGACACCTTTGGCCGGGGCGGGCATTGCTATCTGGAACCCTACAAACTTGAAAACGCCGAATATATCGCCGTATGCATGGGATCGCTTTCATATCAGCTAAGGGACGTGGTCGACGTCCTGCGGGAGGACGGCCTCAATATCGGGGTATGCGGCCTCCGGGTGCACCGCCCGTTTCCGGATGCGGCCGTTCGGGAAACCTTTGGCGCGGCCAGAGGAATCATTGTAATGGAAAAAGCGCTCAGCTACGGCTATGAAGGGGCCTTATATACGGACATCAAGGCCGCGCTCTATCATTCAGACAATCGGCCGTTTATCCACAACTACATCCTGGGGCTTGGCGGCCGGGAAATCCAGACCCAGCAGCTCAAAGCGGCGCTTCATCAGTCGTGCTCCGAAAAGATTGGGCCTGAGGATATGCCCCAATGGATCGGGCTGAAAATGTGA
- a CDS encoding nitroreductase family protein, with translation MEKDIRAETGTQGFIADAPINLIYVADYSKMSGADEDRKRFYAAADTGFISQNVYLYCASAGLATVVRGSVPRSQLAKIMNLRAEQHITLAQTVGFPGD, from the coding sequence TTGGAGAAAGATATCCGGGCTGAAACCGGCACGCAGGGGTTTATTGCGGACGCGCCCATCAATTTAATTTATGTGGCGGATTATTCAAAAATGAGCGGCGCGGACGAAGACCGGAAAAGATTTTATGCGGCCGCTGATACCGGGTTCATCAGCCAGAACGTCTACCTTTACTGCGCCTCAGCCGGCCTTGCCACCGTGGTCAGGGGCTCGGTGCCCCGATCACAGCTCGCCAAAATCATGAATCTGCGCGCGGAACAGCATATTACGCTGGCCCAGACGGTTGGATTTCCGGGCGACTAA
- a CDS encoding 2-oxoacid:acceptor oxidoreductase family protein: MREDITQIRWHGRGGQGAITAAKIVAGAAFSSGYEGVVMTPTFGTERRGAPVLTSLKISKHKIYDLSPITAPDMVVVFDHLLLKEVDVAGGLRTGGLIMINTPRPPADYAYEGMNVSTADVSSIAPRVGLPPGIINTGMIGLFAKATGLLDLEPLLQAITEEFEGRNPEKNVEAARVTYENTLVGESR, from the coding sequence ATGCGAGAAGATATCACTCAAATCCGTTGGCACGGCCGGGGGGGACAGGGGGCCATTACAGCGGCCAAGATTGTGGCCGGCGCCGCCTTTTCCTCGGGGTATGAAGGGGTGGTCATGACGCCTACTTTCGGCACGGAGCGCCGGGGGGCGCCGGTCTTGACCTCACTGAAAATCTCCAAACACAAAATCTATGATCTCTCGCCGATCACTGCGCCGGATATGGTCGTGGTGTTTGATCATCTCTTATTAAAAGAGGTGGATGTAGCCGGCGGGCTGCGGACCGGGGGACTCATCATGATCAACACCCCGAGGCCGCCGGCGGATTACGCCTATGAGGGCATGAACGTATCCACCGCGGATGTAAGTTCCATTGCCCCGCGCGTCGGGCTGCCGCCGGGCATCATCAATACCGGCATGATCGGCCTGTTTGCCAAAGCCACCGGCCTGCTGGATCTGGAGCCCCTGCTTCAGGCCATCACCGAGGAATTTGAAGGCCGCAACCCGGAAAAAAATGTTGAAGCCGCCCGTGTAACCTATGAAAATACCCTAGTTGGAGAATCCCGATGA
- a CDS encoding methylenetetrahydrofolate reductase yields the protein MRVTELYEKKAPVVSMEFFPPRDEAAAEKFDGIVDKLAERGPDYMTVTFGAGGSNRDGSYQTVKKLVEEKNLPTVAYLAGYGLGPDEITEVLDNYKALGIETIFVIRGDKPKDENFAPHPESFSYASDMIGFIKDRYDFALGCAAYPEGHVEAESLDKDIEAIKKKQDSGAAYIVCQYCYDNQYFFDFVDKCRAAGITVPIIPGVMPVYTIKLTNILSKVCGSTITDELQQKLDAMADADKEAVLQMGIDFAVDQCRGLLKEGVSGLHFYTMNRSKSTSEIIDRLRGENLL from the coding sequence ATGCGCGTGACAGAGCTTTATGAAAAAAAGGCCCCGGTGGTGTCCATGGAATTTTTTCCGCCCCGCGATGAGGCGGCAGCGGAAAAATTCGATGGTATTGTGGATAAATTGGCGGAGCGCGGCCCCGATTATATGACGGTGACCTTCGGGGCGGGCGGCTCAAACCGGGACGGCTCCTATCAGACGGTAAAAAAACTGGTTGAGGAAAAGAATCTGCCCACTGTTGCCTATCTTGCAGGCTATGGGCTGGGGCCGGATGAAATAACCGAAGTGCTGGATAATTATAAGGCGCTCGGGATTGAGACGATTTTTGTGATCCGGGGGGATAAGCCTAAGGATGAAAATTTTGCCCCTCATCCGGAAAGCTTCTCTTATGCCTCGGATATGATCGGCTTTATCAAGGATCGGTATGATTTTGCGCTTGGATGCGCGGCCTATCCCGAAGGCCATGTGGAAGCGGAAAGTCTGGACAAAGACATTGAGGCGATCAAAAAGAAACAGGATAGCGGGGCGGCCTACATCGTATGCCAGTACTGCTATGACAATCAGTATTTCTTTGATTTCGTTGATAAGTGCCGGGCAGCCGGTATTACCGTCCCTATTATTCCGGGGGTTATGCCGGTCTACACCATCAAGCTCACCAATATCTTATCCAAAGTATGCGGCTCCACCATTACGGATGAACTGCAGCAGAAATTGGACGCAATGGCTGACGCGGATAAGGAGGCGGTGCTTCAGATGGGGATTGATTTTGCCGTTGATCAGTGCCGGGGGCTGTTAAAAGAAGGCGTTTCGGGATTGCACTTCTATACTATGAACCGGAGCAAATCCACCAGTGAGATTATTGATCGGCTGCGGGGGGAGAATCTGCTTTAG
- a CDS encoding Hsp20/alpha crystallin family protein produces the protein MALVRWDPWTTLPTLQDRINRLFEDTFPARPGGEESEMALFDWRPTVDTYEEGDNIVIRADLPGVKKEDVSIDVKDNVLTLKGERKHEENINEENYYRRESAYGKFQRAFTLPDGVDPDKIEASYKDGTLKITVPKTEKTKTKKIDIK, from the coding sequence ATGGCACTGGTAAGATGGGATCCATGGACTACGCTGCCGACGTTGCAGGATCGTATCAACCGACTGTTTGAGGATACATTCCCTGCCCGCCCGGGCGGCGAGGAAAGCGAGATGGCACTGTTTGACTGGCGTCCGACAGTGGATACCTATGAAGAAGGCGACAACATTGTGATCAGAGCGGACCTGCCGGGCGTCAAAAAAGAGGATGTGAGCATTGATGTAAAAGACAATGTGCTGACACTCAAAGGTGAACGTAAACACGAAGAAAATATCAATGAAGAAAACTACTACCGCAGGGAAAGCGCATACGGCAAATTTCAACGGGCATTTACCCTGCCGGACGGAGTTGATCCCGATAAGATCGAGGCAAGTTATAAGGACGGAACACTGAAAATCACCGTTCCCAAAACAGAAAAGACCAAAACGAAGAAAATCGATATCAAATAA
- a CDS encoding four helix bundle protein, with the protein MFCIQIEIAIGIGIEKNMTLGHEKLDVYRLSIGYVAWVYEKADSLNGVHRPARDQRLRASQSIPLNIAEGNGKTAEADRRRYFEIARGSALECAAIQDVLVVGKALDKMESRNRKDELDRMAAMLSRLGGRGYQVRKDQEVYSIDFDPDSDFDSDFDPDSEENESQP; encoded by the coding sequence TTGTTCTGTATCCAAATCGAAATCGCTATCGGGATCGGGATCGAAAAAAATATGACCCTTGGACACGAAAAACTGGACGTCTATCGCCTTTCAATAGGCTACGTTGCATGGGTTTACGAGAAGGCCGACAGCCTGAACGGAGTCCATCGGCCCGCCCGGGATCAACGGCTTCGGGCCAGCCAGTCGATACCGCTCAATATCGCCGAAGGTAATGGCAAGACCGCGGAAGCCGACCGAAGGCGTTATTTCGAAATCGCTCGTGGCTCCGCGCTTGAGTGCGCGGCGATTCAAGATGTGCTGGTTGTCGGCAAGGCGCTGGACAAGATGGAAAGCCGGAACCGCAAGGATGAACTCGACCGTATGGCCGCGATGCTCAGCCGTCTCGGCGGAAGAGGATACCAAGTTCGAAAGGATCAGGAAGTCTACAGCATCGATTTCGATCCCGATAGCGATTTCGATTCCGATTTCGATCCCGATAGCGAAGAAAACGAATCCCAACCTTAG
- a CDS encoding 4Fe-4S binding protein, whose protein sequence is MTEKKYACRISRSEPGPGDGGRTGSWRVLRPVIDLEKCIPAKRNKAACFNCWLYCPDGVITRTIPPTIDYEYCKGCEICAEECPVGAITMVEETVYIKEEK, encoded by the coding sequence ATGACCGAAAAAAAATATGCCTGCCGGATTTCAAGAAGTGAGCCCGGCCCCGGAGACGGGGGCCGAACCGGCTCCTGGCGGGTGCTTCGCCCTGTGATCGACCTTGAAAAATGCATTCCCGCCAAACGCAACAAGGCCGCCTGCTTTAACTGCTGGCTTTACTGCCCGGACGGGGTGATCACCCGGACCATTCCCCCGACCATAGATTACGAATACTGCAAAGGCTGCGAAATCTGCGCGGAAGAATGCCCTGTGGGGGCGATTACCATGGTCGAAGAAACCGTCTACATCAAAGAGGAGAAATAA
- a CDS encoding thiamine pyrophosphate-dependent enzyme — protein MAEKTTILNLPEDELVHPGNRACAGCGLGLIYRIGLKALGRDTILVVPPSCLTVLQGLYPIAATQLPCLNVTFASTAAAATGILGAMRAKKNTSTTVAAWAGDGGTSDIGLQALSGACERGEDFVFICYDNEAYMNTGVQRSGTTPQGVLTTTTPISGKKQKNKDVPAILAAHGIPYVATASPAYPLDLYDKIKKAKTISGPKYIHVHTPCPSGWGFNPRYSIKIGRLAVESGLFDLYEKENGRFELSSPSSRLLKKERRPVSEYLETQARFRGFSDAQIAAIQQEVDAKWETYKKEAECGLI, from the coding sequence ATGGCTGAAAAAACAACCATCCTCAACCTGCCGGAAGACGAACTGGTTCATCCGGGAAACCGGGCCTGCGCAGGCTGCGGTTTAGGCCTTATTTACCGGATCGGGCTGAAAGCCCTGGGACGGGACACGATTCTGGTGGTGCCGCCCAGCTGCCTCACAGTGCTGCAGGGGCTATATCCCATTGCCGCCACCCAGCTGCCCTGTCTCAATGTGACCTTTGCCTCCACCGCGGCCGCAGCCACGGGCATCCTTGGCGCCATGCGGGCGAAAAAAAACACTTCCACCACCGTGGCCGCCTGGGCCGGTGACGGGGGCACCAGCGACATAGGTCTTCAGGCGCTCTCCGGGGCGTGTGAGCGCGGGGAGGATTTTGTTTTTATCTGCTATGACAATGAGGCGTATATGAATACCGGCGTGCAGCGCTCCGGCACCACGCCCCAGGGGGTATTGACCACCACGACCCCGATTTCCGGGAAAAAACAGAAGAACAAAGATGTTCCGGCCATTCTGGCGGCCCATGGGATTCCCTATGTGGCCACCGCTTCCCCCGCCTATCCGCTGGATCTGTATGATAAAATTAAAAAGGCGAAAACCATCTCCGGGCCGAAATATATTCATGTGCATACGCCGTGCCCGTCCGGATGGGGGTTTAATCCGCGATACAGCATAAAAATCGGACGTCTGGCCGTTGAGAGCGGACTGTTTGATTTATACGAAAAAGAAAACGGGCGGTTTGAATTAAGCAGTCCCTCCAGCCGCCTGCTTAAAAAGGAGCGGCGACCGGTATCCGAATACCTCGAAACCCAGGCCCGCTTCAGGGGATTTTCAGACGCACAGATCGCCGCCATCCAGCAGGAAGTGGATGCCAAATGGGAGACTTATAAAAAGGAAGCCGAGTGCGGCCTCATCTAA
- a CDS encoding branched-chain amino acid aminotransferase encodes MTLSIKTTDQLKELPEESELSFGTVFTDHMFNMDYNLENGWHNPRIEPYHNFTLDPSTMVLHYGQSIFEGLKAFKTPSGGINLFRPMENFKRFNRSAHKLCIPELDEDFALEALMELLRVEKRWVPSAPGTSLYIRPTIIATDPFLGVRASYTYRFFIILSPVGAYYKEGFNPVKIWVTDKYVRAVRGGMGEVKTAGNYAASLYAGEEAHRQGYTQVLWLDGVELKYVEEVGSMNIFFVIDNELVTPSLSGSILSGITRDTVIRLARQWGMPVTERRLSIDELVDTYDAGKLQEVFGSGTAAVISPVGEIKYRDKQMFVGDGQVGPWAKKFFDAITDIQYGRAEDPENWTLPVKV; translated from the coding sequence ATGACACTTAGCATCAAAACCACCGATCAGTTAAAAGAGCTGCCAGAGGAGTCCGAGCTAAGCTTCGGAACTGTTTTTACGGATCACATGTTTAATATGGATTATAACCTGGAAAATGGGTGGCACAACCCCCGGATCGAGCCCTACCATAATTTCACCCTGGATCCGTCAACCATGGTGCTGCATTATGGTCAGTCCATTTTTGAGGGGTTAAAGGCGTTTAAAACTCCGTCCGGGGGGATCAATCTGTTCCGGCCAATGGAAAACTTCAAACGGTTCAACCGCTCCGCGCACAAGCTTTGTATTCCGGAGCTTGACGAAGACTTTGCCCTGGAGGCCCTGATGGAGCTCCTAAGAGTCGAGAAACGCTGGGTGCCTTCTGCGCCGGGGACCTCCCTTTACATACGGCCCACGATCATCGCCACAGATCCGTTTTTAGGGGTCCGGGCCTCCTATACCTATCGGTTTTTCATCATTTTATCGCCGGTCGGGGCCTATTATAAGGAAGGGTTTAATCCGGTTAAGATCTGGGTCACGGACAAGTACGTTCGGGCCGTGCGCGGCGGAATGGGCGAAGTCAAAACCGCGGGCAATTATGCGGCCAGCCTCTATGCCGGCGAAGAAGCCCACCGGCAGGGCTATACCCAGGTCCTGTGGCTGGATGGCGTGGAGCTCAAATATGTCGAGGAAGTCGGTTCCATGAATATTTTCTTTGTGATCGACAATGAACTGGTGACGCCTTCGCTCAGCGGCAGCATCCTTTCAGGCATTACCCGGGACACAGTGATCCGTTTGGCCCGCCAATGGGGCATGCCGGTAACCGAGCGCAGACTCAGTATCGATGAACTGGTGGATACCTATGACGCCGGTAAGCTGCAGGAGGTTTTCGGCTCCGGCACGGCAGCGGTGATTTCACCGGTTGGCGAGATCAAATACCGGGATAAGCAGATGTTCGTGGGGGACGGCCAGGTCGGGCCCTGGGCCAAGAAGTTTTTTGATGCGATTACGGATATTCAGTACGGCCGGGCTGAGGACCCGGAGAACTGGACGCTGCCGGTAAAGGTGTAG